The Pochonia chlamydosporia 170 chromosome 1, whole genome shotgun sequence genome window below encodes:
- a CDS encoding anaphase-promoting complex, subunit 15/MND2 (similar to Metarhizium robertsii ARSEF 23 XP_007818007.1), producing the protein MLATLPDFTPRDSHSLWYTSSRSTSQPHTLHDTHHGDASHHNQGTGQSRSRSHIIERTALARLAADEQYMHRRRIHVQNYGSGWLRPPGIAKTLHQMREEKREQEEHQEAMRREQLAQELAEAEGGGMPEEGIMDDVQLDGAQDLDDEIPDADDHFGMGDDDDEDEDEEELEGEDSEQLDDEALREERQNDLMAARMRMTDDAFREALVRGDPDGDDMYGGEEELEEEHQGHMLDEEDFAHDDHDGGLDMSANLDDDIPEAESGLYEHTDSEAELSSSEEEEPDDEEEEQDIGFVPRTAQMLPPQSPTLRGRRTSGRESMDLSNILSQDESSFMDSSPVQRRRHG; encoded by the exons ATGCTGGCCACACTCCCAGATTTCACACCGCGAGAT TCGCATTCCCTGTGGTACACATCATCTAGGAGCACGTCACAGCCTCACACGCTGCACGATACGCACCATGGCGACGCGTCGCATCATAACCAGGGCACCGGTCAATCAAGATCACGCAGCCACATCATAGAACGGACAGCACTTGCCCGTCTCGCCGCCGACGAGCAATACATGCATCGACGTCGAATACACGTACAAAACTACGGCAGCGGTTGGCTGCGGCCACCCGGTATAGCCAAGACCCTGCATCAGATGCGTGAAGAGAAGCgggaacaagaagaacaccAAGAAGCCATGCGCCGCGAACAACTCGCCCAAGAGCTTGCCGAAGCTGAGGGAGGAGGCATGCCTGAAGAAGGTATCATGGACGACGTACAATTAGACGGTGCACAAGATCTCGACGATGAAATTCCCGATGCCGACGACCATTTCGGTATgggagatgacgatgacgaggatgaagacgaggaggagctcgAAGGAGAAGACTCTGAGCAATTAGACGACGAAGCTCTCCGCGAAGAACGCCAAAACGACCTCATGGCTGCACGTATGCGCATGACGGACGACGCATTCCGCGAAGCCCTTGTCCGTGGCGACCCCGACGGCGACGACATGTACGGCGGAGAAGAGGAGCTCGAGGAAGAGCACCAGGGCCACATGCTAGACGAAGAGGACTTTGCGCATGACGACCACGACGGTGGCTTGGACATGTCCGCCAATTTGGACGATGATATTCCCGAGGCAGAGAGCGGTCTGTACGAACACACTGATTCTGAAGCGGAATTGAGCAGcagcgaggaagaggagcctgatgacgaagaagaggaacAAGATATTGGATTTGTGCCGAGAACGGCGCAGATGCTACCACCGCAGAGTCCTACCTTGCGCGGGAGAAGGACCTCTGGAAGGGAGAGTATGGATTTGAGCAATATCCTGAGTCAGGATGAGAGCAGCTTTATGGATAGTAGCCCTGTGCAAAGGAGGAGGCATGGCTGA
- a CDS encoding ER-golgi SNARE complex subunit Bet1 (similar to Metarhizium acridum CQMa 102 XP_007806374.1), producing the protein MSQRFGASSLHQRDSRSALFEGYDDHNHSQTPREYSPNPYSPSYAYAKANGGYRSATPNKRGQYSDAVLNELESQNDEQVAGILGKVRTLKDMTVAIGDEIRESSALADKMNDAFDSTRVRLRGTMNRMMVMAERTGVGWKVWLLFFAAVGMLFFYVWLF; encoded by the exons ATGTCGCAACG ATTCGGCGCATCCTCCCTCCACCAGCGCGACTCCCGCTCCGCCCTCTTCGAAGGCTACGACGACCACAACCACTCGCAAACACCTCGTGAATACAGCCCCAACCCCTACAGCCCCAGCTACGCATACGCCAAAGCAAACGGGGGGTATCGCTCCGCCACGCCCAACAAACGAGGCCAGTACAGCGACGCCGTGCTCAATGAGCTAGAGAGCCAGAATGACGAACAAGTCGCGGGCATACTGGGTAAAGTGCGGACACTAAAAGAT ATGACGGTGGCGATTGGCGATGAGATCCGCGAGTCGTCTGCCCTGGCGGACAAGATGAACGATGCGTTTGATAGTACGAGGGTGAGGCTACGGGGTACCATGAATAGGATGATGGTTATGGCGGAGAGGACGGGCGTGGGGTGGAAGGTttggttgttgttttttGCGGCCGTGGGGATGTTGTTCTTTTATGTGTGGCTGTTTTAG
- a CDS encoding histone chaperone domain CHZ domain-containing protein — protein sequence MAENGTTLPTNPSTEETSFAENKGKGKAAAEDVPHTGDAAMDEDDDEDDDDDDDDDDDEEENAAGGEEEDGMEEIDLNNIVDGGRRTRGAKIDFAKAAEQLPADEDEEDDDEDFQPPAEDTEMTG from the exons ATGGCTGAGAACGGCACTACTCTCCCCACCAACCCTTCCACCGAGGAGACCAGCTTTGCTGagaacaagggcaagggcaaggccGCAGCTGAGGATGTTCCTCACACTGGAGATGCGgccatggatgaggatgacgatgaggacgacgatgatgacgacgatgatgatgacgacgaggaagag AATGCTGCTGGCG gtgaggaggaagacggcATGGAAGAGATTGACCTGAACAACATTGTTGACGGTGGTCGTCGTACACGCGGTGCAAAGAttgactttgccaaggctgctgaacAGCTCCCCgccgatgaggatgaggaagacgacgacgaagacttCCAGCCTCCTGCTGAGGACACTGAGATGACTGGTTAG
- a CDS encoding cyclin-dependent protein kinase regulator pho80 (similar to Metarhizium robertsii ARSEF 23 XP_007818004.1) — protein MRTTTLLSGLCAALTVYAAPQSAQLSIQPISSKPQAPLPFASISYDLASPDASTITAYDAPDIPDSSSLVRIGIYDAKTKSWLSGTTVASTENFAKGYSPTITVSVNGRGDVVSAALKGVQIDAGQTRDFGPKVVLVTEGKGAQPVLNKPVVVSKEGKKVEEEAEKSFLQKYWWMIGIAVFIALSGGGGEQGK, from the exons ATGCGCACAACAACACTCCTCTCAGGGCTTTGCGCCGCCCTAACAGTCTACGCCGCCCCGCAAAGCGCCCAACTCTCCATCCAACCCATCTCCTCCAAACCCCAAGCACCACTCCCATTCGCCTCCATATCCTACGACCTCGCCTCCCCCGACGCCTCTACCATAACGGCCTACGACGCGCCCGACATCCCAGACTCGTCGTCCCTCGTCCGCATCGGCATCTACGacgccaagaccaagtcgTGGCTGTCCGGGACGACGGTCGCCTCCACGGAGAACTTTGCAAAGGGCTATTCTCCCACGATTACGGTATCCGTCAATGGGCGAGGGGATGTGGTGAGCGCTGCTTTGAAGGGTGTGCAGATTGATGCTGGGCAGACCAGGGATTTTGGTCCCAAGGTTGTGCTGGTGACGGAGGGGAAGGGCGCGCAGCCGGTGTTGAACAAGCCGGTTGTGGTGTCTAAGGAGGGGAagaaggttgaggaggaggcggagaagTCGTTTTTGCAAAA GTACTGGTGGATGATTGGTATTGCTGTGTTTATAGCGttgagtggtggtggcggagagCAGGGGAAGTAG
- a CDS encoding Nuc-1 negative regulatory protein preg (similar to Metarhizium acridum CQMa 102 XP_007806377.1), giving the protein MLKTSPILTNSANASPTSFRRGHVTPRSPQLSPRQSTSTSTSNARRPPSVASSSPNASSDNSPPSHRPKQCDSATDGTLQHDNITSRRKLNHTSPSSHVQHIVTPAASGSLPSASPAQTEPPVASDAEAQKVLSPNKRRVSPSRPTHGSTSQNGGHNGEGASPSTTTAPKRARTDGEPKILPRRYELCAVDDIVELIAHMLAELIATNDAIRISSGGLTRFHSRTAPGISVRDYLHRLARHATLTPPLLLSMVYYIDRLCALYPEFTINTLTVHRFLITAATVAAKGLSDSFWNNTTYARVGGVRVAELKLLELEFLYRVDWKIVPNPEVLVAYYKGLVERTPQYTLESDGSSDDSSIDDEVDIGEEEEGQQKMEDAAS; this is encoded by the exons ATGTTGAAGACATCTCccattctcaccaattcTGCCAATGCGTCGCCCACCAGCTTTCGCCGCGGCCATGTGACTCCTCGATCACCCCAGCTGTCCCCCCGTCAATCGACTTCAACTTCGACTTCCAACGCACGTCGACCACCGTCGGTGGCATCGTCTTCGCCAAATGCGTCATCTGATAACTCTCCTCCCTCCCACCGCCCAAAGCAATGCGATTCCGCCACCGACGGGACGCTGCAGCATGACAATATAACTTCGCGCCGAAAGCTCAATCATACTTCTCCGTCGTCTCATGTCCAGCACATTGTCACGCCTGCCGCTTCGGGGTCACTGCCAAGCGCATCGCCTGCGCAAACTGAACCACCGGTCGCATCTGACGCCGAGGCGCAGAAAGTCTTGTCACCAAACAAGCGAAGGGTCTCTCCAAGCCGGCCGACGCATGGCTCAACCTCGCAGAATGGCGGGCACAATGGAGAGGGAGCCTCGCCGTCAACAACGACCGCGCCGAAGCGAGCGAGAACGGATGGGGAGCCAAAAATTTTACCTCGACGTTACGAACTTTGCGCTGTAGACGACATTGTGGAGTTGATAGCGCACATGTTGGCCGAGTTGATTGCGACAAACGACGCTATTCGGATATCTAGTGGCGGACTGACTCGGTTTCATTCTAG AACTGCACCGGGCATATCTGTACGAGACTATCTGCATCGTCTGGCGAGACACGCCACGCTTACACCTCCTCTTTTGCTCTCCATGGTGTATTATATCGATCGTTTATGCGCCTTGTACCCTGAGTTCACAATAAACACTCTGACGGTTCATCGATTCTTAATCACAGCGGCCACTGTCGCTGCAAAGGGCCTGTCCGACTCATTCTGGAACAACACGACCTACGCTAGAGTTGGAGGCGTCCGAGTTGCGGAGCTGAAGTTACTAGAGCTGGAATTCCTCTATAGAGTGGACTGGAAAATCGTGCCTAACCCAGAGGTGCTCGTCGCATATTATAAAGGCTTAGTAGAACGAACGCCACAATACACTTTGGAGTCTGATGGCTCCTCGGACGACTCGTCCATAGACGATGAAGTCGATattggagaagaggaagaagggcagcAAAAGATGGAAGACGCAGCCTCTTAG
- a CDS encoding armadillo repeat protein (similar to Verticillium alfalfae VaMs.102 XP_003002551.1), whose amino-acid sequence MARPQNSPILAQLRNAKSLLEQTVALQALKNEIVGHVQKKEAWIGLGVLDPIVRTLTSSRSQAKLNGKDATSQLLSRPLSEEDSVKLQALQLVASFANGGPAFLHPLHAARVVPAILGNISPYTSPPQIVVASLRALLDITSAASLALHPSTLDIHTLADNVFSSQHIESLNAMVSMTSSKYILQTEVLLASTLICRLCREERHQHALTMGGVLDSLAAQLARFAVTDGLVVPGAEEHAYGDGLYEVFPEPVPAGAKIGPILEAISCVIGDSKYRANRLIYSPSIMAIFPSVKFEPYEDPRDPHQMQPPRHNGFTAMEFILPSLPNTVSRTPSAAQSSFPTPDRSDSRTSSRTSLSKFGSSAVWDSPRFQAAGNSGDASNDDIESPFIPWLIHLVRSLSDYERLMAAAVLAALFKAGLGRKSVRETSIGLLVVPILIGLISKNDKDGIEVLDSSDMVRLQILEKAPAILARMITDSDYLQKAAFDCDAVKVLTRLLKRAYQPITDMIQPKYWSPNPDTGMDVESSSPLAQLGDNGQDPLLAHRILLRESALKAIGALSAGKEDYRKALVAEDFVPFVVESLCEFPRKPKQAKDKPANEPARTGPTPAYGTNPQSVIIAGCHVVRTLARSVSILRTALVDHAVTLPIFRFMRHPNINVQIAATATIINLVVEVSPVRELLTENGVMKVLCEHAHSDNPALRLNALWALKHFVDAVGPELKKACLEQLEPGWLVQLICDDSQESSLFSLKAKESSGDDLDEDMDMQPSDEPLRWLYGMNGAIRELDASRSSRLRQAEDRLSSVREAEVNPARKARNDDLAIQEQGLDFIRNFIGRPESGASSEAPSETTEMIDYLFSELGQDRLFEILLSKLRSKMLHPFARRAPTSGKETKMIYPQPKIIVAVICILVHMAASIPRHRQLVIAQTELLKALTQHANSKDRGVRASLCHLVINLTWQEDDTEAQACSQRANELKRLGFYAKMETLKHQDRDLDVRERAKTAAWQIEQATY is encoded by the exons ATGGCTCGACCGCAGAACTCTCCGATTTTAGCGCAGCTCCGAAACGCGAAATCGTTACTTGAGCAGACGGTTGCGCTGCAAGCCCTGAAGAATGAAATAGTTGGCCATGTGCAGAAAAAGGAAGCCTggattggtcttggtgtcCTCGATCCCATAGTCAGGACGTTGACATCTAGCCGATCGCAGGCGAAACTGAATGGCAAAGATGCTACTTCCCAGCTACTGTCACGGCCTCTGTCTGAGGAGGATTCAGTGAAGCTTCAAGCTCTGCAGCTTGTTGCAAGTTTTGCCAATG GTGGACCTGCGTTTCTTCATCCGCTACATGCAGCTCGCGTCGTACCGGCCATTTTAGGCAATATCTCGCCATACACGAGTCCTCCTCagattgttgttgcttcGCTCAGAGCGCTTCTCGATATTACTTCTGCAGCCTCCCTTGCCCTCCATCCCTCAACCCTCGATATACACACACTTGCCGATAATGTCTTCTCCTCACAGCACATCGAGTCTCTCAATGCGATGGTCTCAATGACGTCCTCGAAATATATCCTCCAAACCGAAGTTTTACTCGCATCTACCTTGATATGCCGTCTATGCCGAGAAGAGAGACATCAGCATGCCCTCACCATGGGCGGTGTACTGGACTCACTAGCAGCCCAACTGGCAAGATTCGCCGTTACTGATGGTCTCGTCGTCCCAGGAGCCGAAGAGCATGCATATGGAGACGGCCTGTACGAAGTGTTTCCCGAGCCGGTCCCTGCTGGCGCCAAAATTGGACCGATTCTTGAGGCCATTAGCTGCGTTATTGGTGATTCCAAATATCGAGCAAACAGACTCATATACTCGccctccatcatggcaataTTCCCAAGCGTCAAGTTTGAACCTTATGAGGATCCGCGGGATCCGCATCAGATGCAGCCGCCGAGACACAACGGGTTTACTGCCATGGAATTTATCCTCCCCTCGCTACCCAACACAGTCTCCAGAACTCCTTCAGCTGCCCAATCGTCGtttccaacaccagaccgATCTGACTCGAGGACGTCTAGCAGAACATCTCTGAGCAAGTTCGGCTCGTCTGCTGTGTGGGACTCGCCTCGATTCCAGGCGGCAGGGAATTCTGGAGATGCCTCTAATGATGATATAGAGAGCCCGTTCATCCCGTGGCTCATCCACCTGGTGCGGTCGTTAAGCGATTATGAACGAttgatggcggcagcggTTCTTGCCGCCCTTTTCAAGGCAGGCCTGGGCAGAAAGAGTGTTCGCGAGACCAGTATTGGTTTGCTCGTGGTTCCTATTCTGATCGGATTGATCTCAAAGAACGACAAGGACGGAATCGAGGTCCTGGATTCGTCTGATATGGTGCGACTCCAAATACTGGAGAAGGCGCCTGCAATACTTGCCAGAATGATCACCGACAGTGACTATTTACAGAAGGCAGCCTTTGATTGCGATGCTGTCAAAGTTCTCACAAGATTGCTCAAACGAGCATATCAACCGATTACGGACATGATTCAACCGAAGTACTGGTCTCCTAATCCTGATACGGGCATGGATGTTGAGAGCTCGTCACCTTTGGCACAGCTTGGAGATAACGGCCAAGATCCTCTGCTGGCTCACCGAATTCTTCTACGTGAATCCGCGCTGAAGGCCATTGGCGCGCTGTCTGCCGGAAAGGAGGATTACAGGAAAGCTCTTGTCGCAGAAGACTTTGTTCCGTTCGTAGTAGAGTCTCTTTGCGAGTTTCCCAGAAAACCAAAACAGGCGAAAGACAAGCCAGCCAACGAACCAGCTCGAACGGGGCCGACACCGGCATACGGCACAAATCCACAATCGGTTATTATTGCCGGATGCCATGTAGTGAGAACATTGGCTCGATCAGTGAGCATCTTAAGGACAGCGCTTGTCGACCATGCTGTTACTTTACCCATATTTCGCTTCATGCGTCACCCAAACATCAATGTTCAGATTGCTGCCACCGCCACAATCATCAACCTCGTTGTAGAGGTCAGCCCTGTTCGAGAG CTCCTTACTGAGAACGGGGTAATGAAAGTGTTGTGTGAACATGCTCATTCAGATAATCCTGCGTTACGATTAAATGCCCTATGGGCTCTGAAGCACTTTGTGGATGCTGTTGGCCCGGAGCTGAAGAAAGCATGCCTCGAGCAACTTGAACCTGGGTGGTTGGTGCAGTTGATATGTGACGATAGCCAAGAATCGTCCTTGTTTTCTCTGAAGGCTAAAGAGTCGTCAGGGGATGACTTGGACGAGGATATGGACATGCAGCCTTCAGACGAACCGCTACGATGGCTATACGGAATGAATGGGGCGATACGAGAGCTAGACGCTTCCCGATCATCGAGATTGCGACAGGCAGAAGACCGGCTGTCTTCTGTACGCGAAGCAGAAGTGAATCCTGCTCGGAAGGCACGAAATGACGACCTGGCTATTCAAGAGCAAGGTTTGGATTTTATTAGAAACTTCATCGGACGGCCGGAATCCGGAGCATCATCGGAAGCTCCGAGTGAGACTACTGAGATGATTGACTACTTGTTTAGCGAGCTCGGTCAAGATCGCCTCTTTGAGATTCTACTCTCAAAATTGCGATCAAAGATGCTGCACCCCTTCGCCAGAAGGGCACCCACCAGCGGTAAAGAAACTAAAATGATTTATCCACAACCCAAGATCATTGTAGCCGTCATATGCATCCTCGTCCACATGGCAGCTAGTATTCCTCGACACCGGCAGTTGGTCATTGCTCAAACGGAACTCTTGAAGGCCCTCACCCAGCACGCTAACAGCAAGGATCGAGGCGTGCGGGCATCGCTGTGTCACCTCGTCATCAATCTCACTTGGCAGGAAGACGACACCGAGGCACAAGCCTGCTCACAACGGGCAAACGAGTTGAAGAGGCTTGGCTTCTACGCCAAGATGGAGACGCTGAAGCATCAAGACAGAGATTTGGATGTGCGCGAGAGAGCCAAGACGGCTGCTTGGCAAATCGAGCAGGCGACTTACTAG